In a single window of the Gossypium hirsutum isolate 1008001.06 chromosome D02, Gossypium_hirsutum_v2.1, whole genome shotgun sequence genome:
- the LOC107902751 gene encoding zinc finger BED domain-containing protein RICESLEEPER 1 isoform X2 translates to MIIKHRYPLDMADQEFFKNFVKDMQPMFEFESKDISSYIRSIYREEKEKLQLYFNKLASKFNLTVSLWKNNSGKTAYCCLIAHFIDDSWELKMKTLGLRTLEHINDTKAVGGIIQSLVSEWNIGSKVCSITVDNSFLDNSMVQQIKENCLSNLVSLSSTHWFINCTLLEDGFREMDDLLFNLKKSIEYVTETKHGRLKFQEAVDQVKLQDGKSWDDLSLKLESDFGILDSALRSREIFCKLEQIDGNFKLNPSMEQWENAAALQSCLRCFDDIKGTQSLTVSLYLPQLCDIYKKFLQLEKSNPSFVTLMKRRFDHYWRLCNSALAVASVLDPRLKFKVVEFSYILIYGHDSKVQLNTFRELLTNVYNEYANETKNQTTSASVLDDINWLGNNSIWDSFSKFVTANEASSKSELELYLDEPLLPMDGEIFDILGWWCDKSQNFPILAKMARDFLAIPVSIFTPCSNIKATINNPAYNILNPESMEALVCSENWLESPKGNDGENHEPTQTTDKGKRKLDEDTCVRKKSKPSNCEKDIAKDSNSNDEPVGEISIGKNSSKNGCYGETSSGNKSKASNKMMGTISLQDIHQEKSSSEFNHGRNVEDVSSGESSSDNDQSDQLQSSSSESDVEITLKEQGSWFEQDIKAYLLSEFTKKENELIDKWQKNELKGKRIGRDKCFKIPGEILAPLLMVPQGDETRKEYYIEDLTQLIEGPRTEQEVLAWVKVDELRGVHKMFLPMSLSKHWVLFYADTKEKKISWLDPIASSRVRSYNVEKDIILQWFTTLLLPKLGYVDAEEWPFLVRNDIPEQKNSVDCAVFVMKYGDCLTHGDCFPFKQEDMVHSRRRIFVDIYRGRIH, encoded by the exons ATGATTATCAAGCATCGATATCCATTGGATATGGCTGATCAAGAATTCTTCAAGAATTTTGTGAAAGATATGCAACCCATGTTTGAGTTTGAATCGAAAGATATTTCATCTTACATACGTAGCATCTATAGGGAAGAGAAGGAGAAACTTCAGCTGTATTTTAATAAGCTTGCTAGTAAATTCAATCTGACAGTAAGTTTGTGGAAGAACAATAGTGGAAAGACTGCATATTGCTGTTTGATAGCACATTTTATTGATGATAGTTGGGAACTAAAGATGAAGACTCTTGGCTTGAGAACTTTGGAGCATATCAATGACACAAAAGCTGTTGGTGGAATTATTCAGAGCTTAGTTTCGGAGTGGAATATAGGCAGTAAAGTATGTTCCATAACTGTGGATAACTCTTTTTTGGATAACAGTATGGTTCAACAGATAAAAGAAAATTGTCTCAGTAATCTAGTCTCCCTTTCTTCAACTCATTGGTTCATCAATTGCACTCTTCTTGAGGATGGGTTTCGTGAAATGGATGACCtactttttaatttaaagaaGTCCATTGAATATGTCACTGAAACAAAACATGGAAGATTGAAATTCCAAGAAGCTGTAGATCAAGTGAAGCTACAAGATGGGAAATCATGGGATGATCTTTCTCTCAAGCTGGAATCAGACTTTGGCATACTTGATAGTGCTTTGAGATCAAGAGAAATCTTTTGTAAACTGGAGCAAATTGATGGCAATTTTAAACTAAACCCATCAATGGAGCAATGGGAGAATGCAGCAGCTCTACAGAGTTGTTTGAGATGCTTTGATGATATCAAAGGAACTCAATCCCTTACTGTAAGCTTGTACCTTCCACAGCTTTGTGACATATACAAGAAATTTCTTCAGTTGGAAAAAAGCAATCCTTCATTTGTTACATTGATGAAGAGGAGATTCGACCACTATTGGAGATTATGCAATTCGGCATTAGCTGTTGCATCTGTTCTTGATCCaaggttaaaatttaaagttgtggagttctcatatatattgatttatgGCCATGATAGTAAGGTGCAATTGAACACGTTTCGTGAACTTCTTACGAATGTCTACAATGAGTATGCCAATGAAACCAAAAATCAAACTACATCCGCTTCAGTCTTGGATGATATCAATTGGCTTGGAAATAATTCTATTTGGGACTCCTTCAGTAAATTTGTAACTGCAAACGAGGCCTCATCGAAGTCAGAGCTTGAGCTTTACTTAGATGAACCTTTACTTCCCATGGATGGAGAAATCTTTGACATACTTGGTTGGTGGtgtgataaatctcaaaattttccaaTACTTGCAAAGATGGCTCGAGATTTCCTCGCGATTCCGGTATCAATTTTCACACCATGTTCGAATATTAAGGCCACGATCAATAATCCAGCCTACAATATCTTGAATCCTGAAAGCATGGAAGCTTTGGTATGCAGTGAAAACTGGTTGGAATCTCCAAAAGGAA ATGATGGAGAAAATCATGAACCCACACAAACTACG GATAAAGGAAAAAGGAAGCTGGATGAAGACACTTGTGTCAGAAAAAAATCCAAACCTTCGAATTGTGAGAAAGATATTGCCAAAGATTCCAACAGCAATG ATGAACCTGTTGGAGAAATTTCAATAGGAA AGAACAGTAGCAAAAATGGGTGTTATGGAGAAACTAGTAGTGGAAACAAATCCAAAGCTTCCAACAAAATG atggGAACTATTTCTTTACAGGACATTCACCAAGAAAAGTCGTCATCAG AATTTAATCATGGAAGAAACGTTGAGGACGTTTCAAGTGGTGAATCATCATCCGACAATGATCAATCAGATCAACTTCAGAGTTCATCTTCCGAGTCTGATGTTGAAATAACATTAAAGGAGCAAGGATCATGGTTTGAACAG GATATTAAGGCATATTTACTCTCGGAGTTTACAAAAAAGGAGAATGAACTGATAGATAAATGGCAAAAGAATGAGTTGAAGGG AAAAAGGATTGGACGagataaatgttttaaaatccCGGGTGAGATATTAGCACCTCTACTCATGGTGCCCCAAGGTGATGAAACTCGAAAAGAGTACTATATTGAGGATTTG ACTCAATTGATAGAAGGACCAAGAACAGAACAAGAAGTATTAGCTTGGGTTAAAGTTGATGAGCTAAGGGGTGTACATAAA ATGTTTCTACCAATGAGTTTATCAAAACATTGGGTTCTTTTCTATGCGGATACCAAAGAGAAGAAGATTTCATGGTTGGATCCAATAGCATCTTCTCGAGTAAGGTCTTATAATGTCGAAAAAGACATAATATTACAATGGTTTACAACTCTTCTACTGCCAAAGTTGGGTTATGTTGATGCAGAGGAATGGCCATTTTTAGTGCGTAATGATATTCCAGAGCAAAAAAA TTCGGTTGATTGTGCGGTGTTCGTGATGAAATATGGTGATTGTCTTACACATGGTGATTGCTTTCCTTTCAAACAAGAAGACATGGTCCATTCCCGTCGTCGCATCTTTGTTGATATATACCGTGGaagaatacattaa
- the LOC107902751 gene encoding zinc finger BED domain-containing protein RICESLEEPER 1 isoform X4, whose amino-acid sequence MIIKHRYPLDMADQEFFKNFVKDMQPMFEFESKDISSYIRSIYREEKEKLQLYFNKLASKFNLTVSLWKNNSGKTAYCCLIAHFIDDSWELKMKTLGLRTLEHINDTKAVGGIIQSLVSEWNIGSKVCSITVDNSFLDNSMVQQIKENCLSNLVSLSSTHWFINCTLLEDGFREMDDLLFNLKKSIEYVTETKHGRLKFQEAVDQVKLQDGKSWDDLSLKLESDFGILDSALRSREIFCKLEQIDGNFKLNPSMEQWENAAALQSCLRCFDDIKGTQSLTVSLYLPQLCDIYKKFLQLEKSNPSFVTLMKRRFDHYWRLCNSALAVASVLDPRLKFKVVEFSYILIYGHDSKVQLNTFRELLTNVYNEYANETKNQTTSASVLDDINWLGNNSIWDSFSKFVTANEASSKSELELYLDEPLLPMDGEIFDILGWWCDKSQNFPILAKMARDFLAIPVSIFTPCSNIKATINNPAYNILNPESMEALVCSENWLESPKGNDGENHEPTQTTDKGKRKLDEDTCVRKKSKPSNCEKDIAKDSNSNDEPVGEISIGKNSSKNGCYGETSSGNKSKASNKMDIHQEKSSSEFNHGRNVEDVSSGESSSDNDQSDQLQSSSSESDVEITLKEQGSWFEQDIKAYLLSEFTKKENELIDKWQKNELKGKRIGRDKCFKIPGEILAPLLMVPQGDETRKEYYIEDLTQLIEGPRTEQEVLAWVKVDELRGVHKMFLPMSLSKHWVLFYADTKEKKISWLDPIASSRVRSYNVEKDIILQWFTTLLLPKLGYVDAEEWPFLVRNDIPEQKNSVDCAVFVMKYGDCLTHGDCFPFKQEDMVHSRRRIFVDIYRGRIH is encoded by the exons ATGATTATCAAGCATCGATATCCATTGGATATGGCTGATCAAGAATTCTTCAAGAATTTTGTGAAAGATATGCAACCCATGTTTGAGTTTGAATCGAAAGATATTTCATCTTACATACGTAGCATCTATAGGGAAGAGAAGGAGAAACTTCAGCTGTATTTTAATAAGCTTGCTAGTAAATTCAATCTGACAGTAAGTTTGTGGAAGAACAATAGTGGAAAGACTGCATATTGCTGTTTGATAGCACATTTTATTGATGATAGTTGGGAACTAAAGATGAAGACTCTTGGCTTGAGAACTTTGGAGCATATCAATGACACAAAAGCTGTTGGTGGAATTATTCAGAGCTTAGTTTCGGAGTGGAATATAGGCAGTAAAGTATGTTCCATAACTGTGGATAACTCTTTTTTGGATAACAGTATGGTTCAACAGATAAAAGAAAATTGTCTCAGTAATCTAGTCTCCCTTTCTTCAACTCATTGGTTCATCAATTGCACTCTTCTTGAGGATGGGTTTCGTGAAATGGATGACCtactttttaatttaaagaaGTCCATTGAATATGTCACTGAAACAAAACATGGAAGATTGAAATTCCAAGAAGCTGTAGATCAAGTGAAGCTACAAGATGGGAAATCATGGGATGATCTTTCTCTCAAGCTGGAATCAGACTTTGGCATACTTGATAGTGCTTTGAGATCAAGAGAAATCTTTTGTAAACTGGAGCAAATTGATGGCAATTTTAAACTAAACCCATCAATGGAGCAATGGGAGAATGCAGCAGCTCTACAGAGTTGTTTGAGATGCTTTGATGATATCAAAGGAACTCAATCCCTTACTGTAAGCTTGTACCTTCCACAGCTTTGTGACATATACAAGAAATTTCTTCAGTTGGAAAAAAGCAATCCTTCATTTGTTACATTGATGAAGAGGAGATTCGACCACTATTGGAGATTATGCAATTCGGCATTAGCTGTTGCATCTGTTCTTGATCCaaggttaaaatttaaagttgtggagttctcatatatattgatttatgGCCATGATAGTAAGGTGCAATTGAACACGTTTCGTGAACTTCTTACGAATGTCTACAATGAGTATGCCAATGAAACCAAAAATCAAACTACATCCGCTTCAGTCTTGGATGATATCAATTGGCTTGGAAATAATTCTATTTGGGACTCCTTCAGTAAATTTGTAACTGCAAACGAGGCCTCATCGAAGTCAGAGCTTGAGCTTTACTTAGATGAACCTTTACTTCCCATGGATGGAGAAATCTTTGACATACTTGGTTGGTGGtgtgataaatctcaaaattttccaaTACTTGCAAAGATGGCTCGAGATTTCCTCGCGATTCCGGTATCAATTTTCACACCATGTTCGAATATTAAGGCCACGATCAATAATCCAGCCTACAATATCTTGAATCCTGAAAGCATGGAAGCTTTGGTATGCAGTGAAAACTGGTTGGAATCTCCAAAAGGAA ATGATGGAGAAAATCATGAACCCACACAAACTACG GATAAAGGAAAAAGGAAGCTGGATGAAGACACTTGTGTCAGAAAAAAATCCAAACCTTCGAATTGTGAGAAAGATATTGCCAAAGATTCCAACAGCAATG ATGAACCTGTTGGAGAAATTTCAATAGGAA AGAACAGTAGCAAAAATGGGTGTTATGGAGAAACTAGTAGTGGAAACAAATCCAAAGCTTCCAACAAAATG GACATTCACCAAGAAAAGTCGTCATCAG AATTTAATCATGGAAGAAACGTTGAGGACGTTTCAAGTGGTGAATCATCATCCGACAATGATCAATCAGATCAACTTCAGAGTTCATCTTCCGAGTCTGATGTTGAAATAACATTAAAGGAGCAAGGATCATGGTTTGAACAG GATATTAAGGCATATTTACTCTCGGAGTTTACAAAAAAGGAGAATGAACTGATAGATAAATGGCAAAAGAATGAGTTGAAGGG AAAAAGGATTGGACGagataaatgttttaaaatccCGGGTGAGATATTAGCACCTCTACTCATGGTGCCCCAAGGTGATGAAACTCGAAAAGAGTACTATATTGAGGATTTG ACTCAATTGATAGAAGGACCAAGAACAGAACAAGAAGTATTAGCTTGGGTTAAAGTTGATGAGCTAAGGGGTGTACATAAA ATGTTTCTACCAATGAGTTTATCAAAACATTGGGTTCTTTTCTATGCGGATACCAAAGAGAAGAAGATTTCATGGTTGGATCCAATAGCATCTTCTCGAGTAAGGTCTTATAATGTCGAAAAAGACATAATATTACAATGGTTTACAACTCTTCTACTGCCAAAGTTGGGTTATGTTGATGCAGAGGAATGGCCATTTTTAGTGCGTAATGATATTCCAGAGCAAAAAAA TTCGGTTGATTGTGCGGTGTTCGTGATGAAATATGGTGATTGTCTTACACATGGTGATTGCTTTCCTTTCAAACAAGAAGACATGGTCCATTCCCGTCGTCGCATCTTTGTTGATATATACCGTGGaagaatacattaa
- the LOC107902751 gene encoding zinc finger BED domain-containing protein RICESLEEPER 1 isoform X3: MIIKHRYPLDMADQEFFKNFVKDMQPMFEFESKDISSYIRSIYREEKEKLQLYFNKLASKFNLTVSLWKNNSGKTAYCCLIAHFIDDSWELKMKTLGLRTLEHINDTKAVGGIIQSLVSEWNIGSKVCSITVDNSFLDNSMVQQIKENCLSNLVSLSSTHWFINCTLLEDGFREMDDLLFNLKKSIEYVTETKHGRLKFQEAVDQVKLQDGKSWDDLSLKLESDFGILDSALRSREIFCKLEQIDGNFKLNPSMEQWENAAALQSCLRCFDDIKGTQSLTVSLYLPQLCDIYKKFLQLEKSNPSFVTLMKRRFDHYWRLCNSALAVASVLDPRLKFKVVEFSYILIYGHDSKVQLNTFRELLTNVYNEYANETKNQTTSASVLDDINWLGNNSIWDSFSKFVTANEASSKSELELYLDEPLLPMDGEIFDILGWWCDKSQNFPILAKMARDFLAIPVSIFTPCSNIKATINNPAYNILNPESMEALVCSENWLESPKGNDGENHEPTQTTDKGKRKLDEDTCVRKKSKPSNCEKDIAKDSNSNDEPVGEISIGKLQTENSSKNGCYGETSSGNKSKASNKMDIHQEKSSSEFNHGRNVEDVSSGESSSDNDQSDQLQSSSSESDVEITLKEQGSWFEQDIKAYLLSEFTKKENELIDKWQKNELKGKRIGRDKCFKIPGEILAPLLMVPQGDETRKEYYIEDLTQLIEGPRTEQEVLAWVKVDELRGVHKMFLPMSLSKHWVLFYADTKEKKISWLDPIASSRVRSYNVEKDIILQWFTTLLLPKLGYVDAEEWPFLVRNDIPEQKNSVDCAVFVMKYGDCLTHGDCFPFKQEDMVHSRRRIFVDIYRGRIH; the protein is encoded by the exons ATGATTATCAAGCATCGATATCCATTGGATATGGCTGATCAAGAATTCTTCAAGAATTTTGTGAAAGATATGCAACCCATGTTTGAGTTTGAATCGAAAGATATTTCATCTTACATACGTAGCATCTATAGGGAAGAGAAGGAGAAACTTCAGCTGTATTTTAATAAGCTTGCTAGTAAATTCAATCTGACAGTAAGTTTGTGGAAGAACAATAGTGGAAAGACTGCATATTGCTGTTTGATAGCACATTTTATTGATGATAGTTGGGAACTAAAGATGAAGACTCTTGGCTTGAGAACTTTGGAGCATATCAATGACACAAAAGCTGTTGGTGGAATTATTCAGAGCTTAGTTTCGGAGTGGAATATAGGCAGTAAAGTATGTTCCATAACTGTGGATAACTCTTTTTTGGATAACAGTATGGTTCAACAGATAAAAGAAAATTGTCTCAGTAATCTAGTCTCCCTTTCTTCAACTCATTGGTTCATCAATTGCACTCTTCTTGAGGATGGGTTTCGTGAAATGGATGACCtactttttaatttaaagaaGTCCATTGAATATGTCACTGAAACAAAACATGGAAGATTGAAATTCCAAGAAGCTGTAGATCAAGTGAAGCTACAAGATGGGAAATCATGGGATGATCTTTCTCTCAAGCTGGAATCAGACTTTGGCATACTTGATAGTGCTTTGAGATCAAGAGAAATCTTTTGTAAACTGGAGCAAATTGATGGCAATTTTAAACTAAACCCATCAATGGAGCAATGGGAGAATGCAGCAGCTCTACAGAGTTGTTTGAGATGCTTTGATGATATCAAAGGAACTCAATCCCTTACTGTAAGCTTGTACCTTCCACAGCTTTGTGACATATACAAGAAATTTCTTCAGTTGGAAAAAAGCAATCCTTCATTTGTTACATTGATGAAGAGGAGATTCGACCACTATTGGAGATTATGCAATTCGGCATTAGCTGTTGCATCTGTTCTTGATCCaaggttaaaatttaaagttgtggagttctcatatatattgatttatgGCCATGATAGTAAGGTGCAATTGAACACGTTTCGTGAACTTCTTACGAATGTCTACAATGAGTATGCCAATGAAACCAAAAATCAAACTACATCCGCTTCAGTCTTGGATGATATCAATTGGCTTGGAAATAATTCTATTTGGGACTCCTTCAGTAAATTTGTAACTGCAAACGAGGCCTCATCGAAGTCAGAGCTTGAGCTTTACTTAGATGAACCTTTACTTCCCATGGATGGAGAAATCTTTGACATACTTGGTTGGTGGtgtgataaatctcaaaattttccaaTACTTGCAAAGATGGCTCGAGATTTCCTCGCGATTCCGGTATCAATTTTCACACCATGTTCGAATATTAAGGCCACGATCAATAATCCAGCCTACAATATCTTGAATCCTGAAAGCATGGAAGCTTTGGTATGCAGTGAAAACTGGTTGGAATCTCCAAAAGGAA ATGATGGAGAAAATCATGAACCCACACAAACTACG GATAAAGGAAAAAGGAAGCTGGATGAAGACACTTGTGTCAGAAAAAAATCCAAACCTTCGAATTGTGAGAAAGATATTGCCAAAGATTCCAACAGCAATG ATGAACCTGTTGGAGAAATTTCAATAGGAA AGCTGCAAACAGAGAACAGTAGCAAAAATGGGTGTTATGGAGAAACTAGTAGTGGAAACAAATCCAAAGCTTCCAACAAAATG GACATTCACCAAGAAAAGTCGTCATCAG AATTTAATCATGGAAGAAACGTTGAGGACGTTTCAAGTGGTGAATCATCATCCGACAATGATCAATCAGATCAACTTCAGAGTTCATCTTCCGAGTCTGATGTTGAAATAACATTAAAGGAGCAAGGATCATGGTTTGAACAG GATATTAAGGCATATTTACTCTCGGAGTTTACAAAAAAGGAGAATGAACTGATAGATAAATGGCAAAAGAATGAGTTGAAGGG AAAAAGGATTGGACGagataaatgttttaaaatccCGGGTGAGATATTAGCACCTCTACTCATGGTGCCCCAAGGTGATGAAACTCGAAAAGAGTACTATATTGAGGATTTG ACTCAATTGATAGAAGGACCAAGAACAGAACAAGAAGTATTAGCTTGGGTTAAAGTTGATGAGCTAAGGGGTGTACATAAA ATGTTTCTACCAATGAGTTTATCAAAACATTGGGTTCTTTTCTATGCGGATACCAAAGAGAAGAAGATTTCATGGTTGGATCCAATAGCATCTTCTCGAGTAAGGTCTTATAATGTCGAAAAAGACATAATATTACAATGGTTTACAACTCTTCTACTGCCAAAGTTGGGTTATGTTGATGCAGAGGAATGGCCATTTTTAGTGCGTAATGATATTCCAGAGCAAAAAAA TTCGGTTGATTGTGCGGTGTTCGTGATGAAATATGGTGATTGTCTTACACATGGTGATTGCTTTCCTTTCAAACAAGAAGACATGGTCCATTCCCGTCGTCGCATCTTTGTTGATATATACCGTGGaagaatacattaa
- the LOC107902751 gene encoding zinc finger BED domain-containing protein RICESLEEPER 1 isoform X1: protein MIIKHRYPLDMADQEFFKNFVKDMQPMFEFESKDISSYIRSIYREEKEKLQLYFNKLASKFNLTVSLWKNNSGKTAYCCLIAHFIDDSWELKMKTLGLRTLEHINDTKAVGGIIQSLVSEWNIGSKVCSITVDNSFLDNSMVQQIKENCLSNLVSLSSTHWFINCTLLEDGFREMDDLLFNLKKSIEYVTETKHGRLKFQEAVDQVKLQDGKSWDDLSLKLESDFGILDSALRSREIFCKLEQIDGNFKLNPSMEQWENAAALQSCLRCFDDIKGTQSLTVSLYLPQLCDIYKKFLQLEKSNPSFVTLMKRRFDHYWRLCNSALAVASVLDPRLKFKVVEFSYILIYGHDSKVQLNTFRELLTNVYNEYANETKNQTTSASVLDDINWLGNNSIWDSFSKFVTANEASSKSELELYLDEPLLPMDGEIFDILGWWCDKSQNFPILAKMARDFLAIPVSIFTPCSNIKATINNPAYNILNPESMEALVCSENWLESPKGNDGENHEPTQTTDKGKRKLDEDTCVRKKSKPSNCEKDIAKDSNSNDEPVGEISIGKLQTENSSKNGCYGETSSGNKSKASNKMMGTISLQDIHQEKSSSEFNHGRNVEDVSSGESSSDNDQSDQLQSSSSESDVEITLKEQGSWFEQDIKAYLLSEFTKKENELIDKWQKNELKGKRIGRDKCFKIPGEILAPLLMVPQGDETRKEYYIEDLTQLIEGPRTEQEVLAWVKVDELRGVHKMFLPMSLSKHWVLFYADTKEKKISWLDPIASSRVRSYNVEKDIILQWFTTLLLPKLGYVDAEEWPFLVRNDIPEQKNSVDCAVFVMKYGDCLTHGDCFPFKQEDMVHSRRRIFVDIYRGRIH from the exons ATGATTATCAAGCATCGATATCCATTGGATATGGCTGATCAAGAATTCTTCAAGAATTTTGTGAAAGATATGCAACCCATGTTTGAGTTTGAATCGAAAGATATTTCATCTTACATACGTAGCATCTATAGGGAAGAGAAGGAGAAACTTCAGCTGTATTTTAATAAGCTTGCTAGTAAATTCAATCTGACAGTAAGTTTGTGGAAGAACAATAGTGGAAAGACTGCATATTGCTGTTTGATAGCACATTTTATTGATGATAGTTGGGAACTAAAGATGAAGACTCTTGGCTTGAGAACTTTGGAGCATATCAATGACACAAAAGCTGTTGGTGGAATTATTCAGAGCTTAGTTTCGGAGTGGAATATAGGCAGTAAAGTATGTTCCATAACTGTGGATAACTCTTTTTTGGATAACAGTATGGTTCAACAGATAAAAGAAAATTGTCTCAGTAATCTAGTCTCCCTTTCTTCAACTCATTGGTTCATCAATTGCACTCTTCTTGAGGATGGGTTTCGTGAAATGGATGACCtactttttaatttaaagaaGTCCATTGAATATGTCACTGAAACAAAACATGGAAGATTGAAATTCCAAGAAGCTGTAGATCAAGTGAAGCTACAAGATGGGAAATCATGGGATGATCTTTCTCTCAAGCTGGAATCAGACTTTGGCATACTTGATAGTGCTTTGAGATCAAGAGAAATCTTTTGTAAACTGGAGCAAATTGATGGCAATTTTAAACTAAACCCATCAATGGAGCAATGGGAGAATGCAGCAGCTCTACAGAGTTGTTTGAGATGCTTTGATGATATCAAAGGAACTCAATCCCTTACTGTAAGCTTGTACCTTCCACAGCTTTGTGACATATACAAGAAATTTCTTCAGTTGGAAAAAAGCAATCCTTCATTTGTTACATTGATGAAGAGGAGATTCGACCACTATTGGAGATTATGCAATTCGGCATTAGCTGTTGCATCTGTTCTTGATCCaaggttaaaatttaaagttgtggagttctcatatatattgatttatgGCCATGATAGTAAGGTGCAATTGAACACGTTTCGTGAACTTCTTACGAATGTCTACAATGAGTATGCCAATGAAACCAAAAATCAAACTACATCCGCTTCAGTCTTGGATGATATCAATTGGCTTGGAAATAATTCTATTTGGGACTCCTTCAGTAAATTTGTAACTGCAAACGAGGCCTCATCGAAGTCAGAGCTTGAGCTTTACTTAGATGAACCTTTACTTCCCATGGATGGAGAAATCTTTGACATACTTGGTTGGTGGtgtgataaatctcaaaattttccaaTACTTGCAAAGATGGCTCGAGATTTCCTCGCGATTCCGGTATCAATTTTCACACCATGTTCGAATATTAAGGCCACGATCAATAATCCAGCCTACAATATCTTGAATCCTGAAAGCATGGAAGCTTTGGTATGCAGTGAAAACTGGTTGGAATCTCCAAAAGGAA ATGATGGAGAAAATCATGAACCCACACAAACTACG GATAAAGGAAAAAGGAAGCTGGATGAAGACACTTGTGTCAGAAAAAAATCCAAACCTTCGAATTGTGAGAAAGATATTGCCAAAGATTCCAACAGCAATG ATGAACCTGTTGGAGAAATTTCAATAGGAA AGCTGCAAACAGAGAACAGTAGCAAAAATGGGTGTTATGGAGAAACTAGTAGTGGAAACAAATCCAAAGCTTCCAACAAAATG atggGAACTATTTCTTTACAGGACATTCACCAAGAAAAGTCGTCATCAG AATTTAATCATGGAAGAAACGTTGAGGACGTTTCAAGTGGTGAATCATCATCCGACAATGATCAATCAGATCAACTTCAGAGTTCATCTTCCGAGTCTGATGTTGAAATAACATTAAAGGAGCAAGGATCATGGTTTGAACAG GATATTAAGGCATATTTACTCTCGGAGTTTACAAAAAAGGAGAATGAACTGATAGATAAATGGCAAAAGAATGAGTTGAAGGG AAAAAGGATTGGACGagataaatgttttaaaatccCGGGTGAGATATTAGCACCTCTACTCATGGTGCCCCAAGGTGATGAAACTCGAAAAGAGTACTATATTGAGGATTTG ACTCAATTGATAGAAGGACCAAGAACAGAACAAGAAGTATTAGCTTGGGTTAAAGTTGATGAGCTAAGGGGTGTACATAAA ATGTTTCTACCAATGAGTTTATCAAAACATTGGGTTCTTTTCTATGCGGATACCAAAGAGAAGAAGATTTCATGGTTGGATCCAATAGCATCTTCTCGAGTAAGGTCTTATAATGTCGAAAAAGACATAATATTACAATGGTTTACAACTCTTCTACTGCCAAAGTTGGGTTATGTTGATGCAGAGGAATGGCCATTTTTAGTGCGTAATGATATTCCAGAGCAAAAAAA TTCGGTTGATTGTGCGGTGTTCGTGATGAAATATGGTGATTGTCTTACACATGGTGATTGCTTTCCTTTCAAACAAGAAGACATGGTCCATTCCCGTCGTCGCATCTTTGTTGATATATACCGTGGaagaatacattaa